One region of Streptomyces sp. NBC_00442 genomic DNA includes:
- a CDS encoding PLD nuclease N-terminal domain-containing protein, with translation MLRYLPFLLVLALWIYAFIDCLNTPESEVKGLPKVVWIIIVLLFGEVLVGPVAWLVAGKVRRGPARWTAPDDNPEFLASLEDRKRRDLGEEA, from the coding sequence ATGCTCAGGTATCTGCCGTTCCTGCTGGTCCTGGCGCTGTGGATCTACGCGTTCATCGACTGCCTCAACACCCCTGAGTCGGAGGTCAAGGGCCTCCCCAAGGTGGTGTGGATCATCATCGTGCTGCTCTTCGGGGAGGTGCTGGTGGGGCCGGTCGCGTGGCTCGTGGCGGGCAAGGTCCGCCGGGGCCCTGCGCGGTGGACGGCGCCGGACGACAACCCGGAGTTCCTCGCGTCCCTTGAGGACCGCAAGCGGCGCGACTTGGGCGAGGAGGCGTAG